A genomic stretch from Shewanella woodyi ATCC 51908 includes:
- a CDS encoding DUF4097 family beta strand repeat-containing protein yields MTLRPIAAVSLTALLLSACIINVNGAGRAPTEHTHQSLQLDSNGLNELVAETGAGALEIQGVVGLSHIKLEADIYTYEGIDPILTLEKRGDTARLVADFDSYKVSGNSPYIDLVVKVPAEMKMDIDDGSGSIKIQGSSADIDVKDGSGSMEIEGGKNLNIEDGSGSITLSDVNGNITLDDGSGSIEIMQVNGDVNVNDGSGSLSIKKVQGFVTIDDGSGSIDVMDTKGLKIIEAGSGSLSFDNIDGKVSLEQ; encoded by the coding sequence ATGACATTACGACCTATTGCAGCAGTCAGCCTTACGGCATTACTTCTATCAGCTTGTATTATTAATGTGAACGGAGCAGGCAGAGCACCTACCGAACATACTCACCAATCACTTCAATTAGATAGTAATGGCCTAAATGAGTTGGTGGCCGAAACTGGTGCTGGTGCCTTAGAGATTCAAGGCGTTGTTGGCCTATCTCACATCAAACTTGAAGCAGATATCTACACCTATGAAGGAATAGATCCCATACTCACTCTTGAAAAACGTGGCGATACCGCACGTCTAGTAGCCGATTTTGACAGTTACAAGGTTTCAGGAAACTCTCCCTATATTGATCTGGTTGTTAAAGTGCCAGCAGAGATGAAAATGGATATCGACGATGGCTCTGGCAGTATCAAAATTCAGGGCTCAAGTGCGGATATAGATGTAAAAGATGGCTCTGGCAGTATGGAGATTGAAGGAGGAAAGAACCTGAATATCGAAGATGGCTCAGGCTCTATCACGCTGTCCGATGTCAACGGTAACATCACACTGGATGACGGTTCAGGTTCAATAGAGATTATGCAAGTTAACGGTGATGTTAACGTTAACGATGGCTCTGGAAGTCTCTCTATCAAAAAGGTTCAGGGCTTTGTCACCATAGATGATGGCTCAGGCAGCATCGATGTAATGGATACTAAAGGTTTGAAAATTATCGAAGCTGGCTCAGGCAGTCTCAGCTTCGATAACATCGATGGCAAGGTTAGCCTAGAGCAATAA
- a CDS encoding phosphatase PAP2 family protein produces the protein MFVLHIVTLNSETNLYLFNLINGLSDFFPLWLLAIVTDLGHGSTLGTLVLCYLTLRPEMTIRVIGASILSLILVPLLKQYFEAPRPADVLDSLNIIGEVRHHLSFPSGHTATAFLFAGTIFLAVNCNKLKFMLIMLASLVGISRVMVGAHWPIDVVMGAILGLICAYTATKFIPLYSLEPKVRGLSYLILFLLLVGSEIGKVMDPDLLWQTLVLRWSVFIFCGALIVRYALANSELLFASIPTVPSSTKK, from the coding sequence TTGTTTGTTTTACATATAGTTACCCTAAACTCAGAAACAAACCTTTATCTATTCAATCTTATCAATGGATTATCTGATTTTTTCCCCCTGTGGCTATTAGCCATTGTTACCGATCTGGGCCATGGTTCTACATTGGGAACCTTAGTCTTGTGTTACCTAACTCTAAGACCAGAGATGACCATTCGCGTGATTGGTGCTTCCATTCTCTCTTTAATACTTGTTCCACTATTAAAGCAGTATTTTGAAGCCCCAAGACCTGCAGATGTATTGGATTCCTTAAATATCATTGGAGAGGTTCGTCATCATTTGAGCTTTCCTTCAGGCCATACCGCCACCGCATTTCTGTTTGCAGGTACTATTTTTCTAGCTGTTAACTGTAACAAGTTGAAGTTCATGTTAATTATGCTTGCCAGTTTAGTCGGTATCTCAAGAGTTATGGTGGGAGCCCATTGGCCAATAGATGTGGTGATGGGAGCGATACTTGGGCTTATTTGTGCTTATACTGCTACAAAATTTATTCCTCTGTATTCCTTAGAGCCTAAAGTAAGGGGCTTGAGTTACCTTATACTGTTTTTACTTTTGGTGGGAAGTGAGATAGGTAAAGTGATGGATCCTGATCTGCTCTGGCAAACCTTAGTGTTGCGATGGAGTGTGTTTATTTTCTGTGGGGCACTGATTGTTCGGTACGCGCTGGCCAATAGTGAACTTCTGTTTGCATCAATTCCTACAGTTCCAAGTAGCACAAAAAAGTGA
- a CDS encoding phosphatase PAP2 family protein, translated as MASLLQKLKGEPQGKRFTSSLQDNFEGSGFHLLLFAVFVLHLLTINEASNLSVFNFINGLSPSIPAWLQASVTDMGNGVTLGAVILCYLVSRPELCCRVVVAAVLSLVMVPLLKQYFDAPRPAVILDYLNIIGEVRHEHSFPSGHAATAFLLAGIIFLSTSKHWLKGVVVVAAAFVAGSRIMVGAHWPEDVVMGAFVGLLCAYGAVKFVPLIVLSSSVRVKLYLVLFATIVISEFKNGDDFPQYWQVQVIRWSFILLSGLLILRFWLRSFPPNLLKNQVN; from the coding sequence ATGGCTTCTTTGTTACAAAAACTCAAGGGAGAGCCACAAGGCAAAAGGTTCACTTCCTCTCTACAAGATAACTTTGAAGGGTCGGGCTTTCATCTGCTCCTTTTTGCTGTTTTTGTGCTGCATCTATTGACGATTAATGAAGCGTCGAACCTGAGTGTCTTTAATTTTATCAATGGACTTAGTCCAAGCATACCTGCTTGGTTGCAAGCAAGTGTGACAGACATGGGTAATGGGGTAACTTTAGGTGCTGTGATCTTATGTTATCTGGTTTCTCGCCCCGAGCTATGTTGCAGAGTCGTTGTGGCTGCAGTGCTTAGTTTGGTTATGGTTCCGCTACTTAAGCAATACTTCGATGCTCCTAGGCCTGCTGTCATATTGGATTACCTGAATATTATCGGAGAGGTTAGACATGAGCATAGCTTTCCCTCTGGTCATGCAGCTACCGCTTTTCTTCTGGCAGGGATTATCTTTCTATCAACGAGTAAACATTGGTTAAAGGGGGTAGTGGTCGTTGCGGCTGCATTCGTTGCCGGTTCTCGTATTATGGTTGGTGCGCATTGGCCTGAAGATGTTGTTATGGGCGCGTTTGTTGGACTTTTATGTGCCTATGGTGCGGTAAAGTTTGTGCCTTTAATTGTTCTATCAAGCTCTGTCAGAGTGAAACTTTACCTAGTGTTGTTTGCGACTATTGTGATCAGTGAGTTTAAAAACGGCGATGACTTTCCTCAATATTGGCAAGTTCAGGTTATTCGTTGGTCATTTATTCTTTTATCAGGCTTACTTATTTTACGTTTCTGGCTGAGAAGTTTTCCACCAAACCTGTTAAAAAACCAAGTTAACTAG
- a CDS encoding GIY-YIG nuclease family protein — MRSSVLMVIFVKEVVLVSESKWYLYMIECANGHLYTGVTVDIERRFSEHESGGPKAAKYLRGKGPLKLVYRELVGDRSGALKRELEIKSWSRKRKLALITH; from the coding sequence ATGAGATCGAGTGTGCTAATGGTTATCTTTGTCAAAGAGGTGGTATTAGTGAGCGAGTCTAAGTGGTACCTGTACATGATCGAGTGTGCCAATGGTCATCTCTACACTGGGGTGACTGTCGATATTGAACGCCGCTTTAGTGAACATGAGAGCGGTGGGCCTAAGGCGGCTAAATACCTAAGAGGCAAAGGACCGCTTAAGCTAGTATATCGAGAGCTAGTCGGTGACCGCTCTGGGGCATTAAAGCGTGAACTCGAGATAAAATCTTGGAGTAGAAAGAGAAAATTGGCGTTAATCACTCACTAA
- a CDS encoding S9 family peptidase, with translation MINKFAVSSAAIYLPILVLLTLFVGCTSMTDVISSQPPVADKIPHELNLHGVQRSDDYYWMRDDDRKDPKIIAHLESENSYKKAQFAPYESLQKTLFDELVGRLDKDESSVPYKWHSHWYSRRYQQGFEYPIITRSKVLGGDESILLDVNLRADKQDFYGLGGVHVSPDESMLAFGEDLLSRRIYKIYFKTIESGELLEDILEGTDGRLVWANDNQHVFYIRKDPQTLLGNQVFRHRLGTPQAQDTLVYEELDDTYYIALGKSLDESRIVLHHESTVTSEISVLDADKPLSQFTPLLAREEGHEYSVAKLGNEYFILTNWQAENFRLMKASESHFADKSKWQQVIAADPDVRIEDILLLKGYLIVQSRDQGLSHIQIRPFGEQGAYHLAFNDPAYVVGLDVNASQESDKLRIYYSSPTTPESIYEYDLTQGEGRVLLKQERVLGDFDSELYQAERLFIDARDGAKVPVTLVYRKDKFNKDGSNPLYQYGYGAYGHTIEPDFDSSILSLLDRGMVYAIAHVRGGEMLGRPWYDNGRMLNKQNSFNDFVDVTKGLVEQGYGDSKRVVAAGGSAGGLLMGSVINQAPERYFAVAAHVPFVDIVTTMLDESIPLTTNEYDEWGNPNEKAYFDYMLSYSPYDQIERQDYPHLLVTTGLHDSQVQYFEPAKWVAKLRDYKTDDNLLLFHVDMEAGHGGKSGRYRRYQDTAQEYAFFLGLLGLDKGLDK, from the coding sequence ATGATTAACAAATTTGCTGTTAGTTCTGCGGCCATATACTTGCCTATATTAGTGCTATTAACCCTATTTGTTGGATGTACCTCTATGACAGATGTGATTTCATCTCAGCCACCTGTTGCTGACAAAATTCCCCATGAACTTAATTTGCACGGCGTACAACGCAGTGATGATTACTACTGGATGCGTGATGACGATCGTAAAGATCCTAAAATTATCGCTCATTTGGAGTCGGAAAACAGCTATAAAAAAGCACAGTTTGCACCCTACGAATCACTGCAAAAAACACTGTTTGATGAGCTGGTTGGCCGTTTAGATAAAGATGAGTCAAGCGTGCCTTACAAGTGGCATTCTCATTGGTATTCTCGTCGTTATCAGCAAGGCTTTGAGTACCCAATTATTACTAGAAGTAAGGTGTTAGGTGGTGATGAATCTATCTTACTAGATGTGAATCTTAGAGCTGATAAGCAAGATTTTTATGGTCTTGGTGGAGTTCATGTCAGTCCTGATGAGTCTATGTTGGCCTTTGGCGAAGATCTGTTAAGTCGCCGCATCTACAAGATCTACTTTAAAACCATCGAAAGTGGTGAGCTCCTTGAGGATATTCTGGAGGGAACCGATGGACGACTGGTGTGGGCTAATGATAACCAACACGTTTTCTATATCAGAAAAGATCCACAAACATTACTGGGCAACCAAGTATTCCGTCATCGACTCGGTACACCTCAAGCCCAAGATACTTTGGTGTATGAGGAGCTAGATGACACCTATTATATTGCACTTGGTAAGAGCTTAGATGAGAGCCGCATTGTACTTCACCATGAGAGCACAGTGACTAGTGAGATCTCTGTGCTCGATGCCGATAAGCCACTTAGTCAGTTCACACCACTGCTAGCTCGTGAAGAGGGCCATGAATACTCAGTCGCTAAGCTGGGCAATGAGTACTTTATTTTGACTAACTGGCAGGCTGAAAACTTCAGGTTAATGAAAGCTAGTGAGAGTCATTTTGCCGATAAAAGCAAGTGGCAGCAGGTGATAGCCGCGGATCCTGATGTGCGTATCGAAGATATTTTGCTCCTGAAAGGTTATCTGATAGTGCAGAGTCGTGATCAGGGATTAAGCCATATTCAGATCCGCCCGTTTGGTGAGCAAGGTGCCTATCACTTGGCGTTTAACGATCCTGCCTACGTGGTTGGTTTGGATGTCAATGCTAGCCAAGAGAGCGACAAACTGCGCATCTACTACTCCAGCCCCACAACGCCTGAGTCAATTTATGAATATGATCTGACTCAAGGAGAAGGGCGAGTGCTACTTAAGCAGGAGCGAGTGTTAGGGGACTTTGATAGTGAACTTTACCAGGCGGAGCGTCTGTTTATTGATGCCAGAGATGGGGCCAAGGTGCCTGTTACTTTGGTTTACCGTAAAGATAAGTTCAACAAAGATGGCTCAAACCCGTTATACCAATATGGTTATGGTGCCTATGGCCATACAATCGAACCAGATTTTGATAGTTCGATACTAAGTCTGCTTGACCGGGGTATGGTCTACGCCATCGCCCATGTGAGAGGTGGAGAGATGTTGGGGCGCCCTTGGTATGATAATGGTCGTATGTTGAATAAGCAAAATAGCTTTAATGACTTTGTCGATGTGACTAAAGGACTCGTTGAACAAGGTTATGGGGATAGTAAACGGGTTGTTGCTGCAGGTGGTAGTGCTGGTGGTCTTCTCATGGGCTCTGTTATTAATCAAGCGCCTGAGCGGTATTTTGCCGTGGCTGCCCATGTGCCATTTGTGGATATTGTGACGACTATGCTCGATGAGTCTATCCCGCTTACAACTAATGAGTATGATGAGTGGGGCAACCCGAATGAGAAGGCCTATTTTGACTATATGCTCAGCTATTCACCCTATGATCAGATCGAACGTCAGGATTATCCGCATCTTTTAGTGACTACAGGTTTACATGATTCACAGGTGCAATATTTTGAGCCTGCTAAGTGGGTGGCCAAATTACGTGATTATAAAACCGATGATAACTTGCTGCTGTTTCATGTGGATATGGAAGCGGGCCATGGCGGTAAAAGTGGGCGCTACCGTCGCTATCAAGACACGGCACAGGAGTACGCCTTCTTTCTTGGGCTATTAGGCTTAGATAAAGGCTTGGATAAATAG
- the ribB gene encoding 3,4-dihydroxy-2-butanone-4-phosphate synthase gives MNQSLLTPFGTAIERVEAALTSLRQGQGVLVVDDEDRENEGDLIYSAQSLTNEQMALLIRECSGIVCLCLTDERIKQLDLPPMVEDNSSQYGTAFTVSIEAKVGVTTGVSAADRVTTIKAAIADNAVPEDLARPGHVYPLRAQSGGVFSRRGHTEGTIDLMLLAGLKPAGVLCEITNPDGTMARLPEIIQFGQQHNLPVLTIEDIVEYRKVTMEKAS, from the coding sequence ATGAATCAGTCATTACTTACCCCTTTCGGCACAGCCATTGAACGTGTTGAAGCAGCGCTTACCTCCCTTAGACAGGGACAAGGTGTTCTCGTTGTCGATGATGAAGATAGAGAAAATGAAGGCGATCTTATCTATTCGGCACAATCTCTAACTAACGAACAGATGGCACTGCTAATACGAGAGTGTAGCGGTATCGTTTGCCTCTGTTTAACCGATGAACGTATCAAACAGTTAGATCTCCCCCCTATGGTCGAAGATAACTCCAGTCAATACGGCACAGCGTTTACCGTGAGCATAGAAGCAAAAGTGGGCGTAACCACAGGTGTTTCGGCAGCGGACCGCGTGACCACAATTAAAGCAGCTATCGCAGACAACGCAGTACCAGAAGATCTGGCTCGCCCAGGCCATGTCTACCCACTTCGTGCTCAATCTGGGGGTGTATTCTCCCGCCGAGGACATACGGAAGGCACCATAGATCTCATGTTACTGGCCGGTTTAAAACCTGCAGGTGTACTGTGCGAAATCACTAACCCAGATGGCACCATGGCTAGACTGCCCGAAATCATCCAATTTGGTCAGCAGCATAATCTACCAGTGCTAACCATAGAGGACATTGTTGAATATCGTAAAGTAACCATGGAGAAGGCGAGTTAA
- a CDS encoding EAL domain-containing protein has translation MASVINRISFKNKLLLFAAIPMLLLSLFVSITMSGLLDSFQTAQKNTLTIEVTLEIENLLFELQKERGLTAGFIGSQGEKYQRRLLEQQQQTDLQLNQLLTNSALGEMLSQNTERSRVLFENFQRIQAIALQLPDIRQNVPQLGGSPFQYFSEFNYRLLIFISQLQVHTQDPLQSSAYNDLLNVLNIQELAGQERGLVNQLLSAKLMTSNTIITIHAIENELDDSINQLLSTADAEHKQSIRKILSNDTHTQYLVMRQKIKSQIHLVGLAQELNLLLGYGGLIHNFKNYLLRGDLNYFEQFQSDVQQLKNKLSTIEQQHLLTPLQRASITQIRETIEEYQENIFLLKQLKLQGITIQEQDKLVRVDDGPMLASLSKLQLQTPKVDSENWWQVTSKRIDDLHQLSSTISNRIEKLSAQQKNDSLLFLAVGITVTLINILLLFILGRTMVRNLVGSVSAIARDMQKMAQDPHLDLTVTVEGDDEIAQMSQSLNLMLKERLKANNQLNLAAAVFNYSAEGIMVTDKDNCIELVNPAFTQITGYTLEEVKGKKPSMLKSDMQPTGYYQSMWSSLEQSDKWEGEVWNKRKNGQVYPEYLAITVVRDEAGNIVQHIGLFLDISNRKKYEQDIWYKTNYDALTNLPNHHLYTTRLQQEILQSKQRSSQLAILFIDLDRFKYINDIYGHNLGNELLRLVAARLEYLLDKHDFVARYSGDEFVIIKTQVETEEQLKKFTKSVLKHISSPFDLSHNELMISASIGICLYPDNGDDPELLTRNAETAMYKAKGDGRSNYRYFSPEMNANMLERIELEQRLRRAVLQKEFCLNYQPIVTLNDRSIIGVEALIRWQDPKFGLIPPDQFIPLAEETGLIEPIGEWVLEQALIDLHSWHSQGYMINMAVNVSGRQLINGNQISFNRLISKLLKKYGIDAKYLHIEITESMLMEDREQCLHALEAIRDHGMDIYIDDFGTGYSSLSYLKSFPISVIKIDKSFVDNMLECPSDANLIKAIIMMGKSLELKLVAEGIETEKQLAFLRSLGCDFGQGYLISRPLPNHELSNLLTLRLTPTLKHEQNLEEYLNI, from the coding sequence ATGGCATCAGTGATAAACCGGATAAGTTTTAAAAATAAACTGCTCCTGTTTGCAGCAATACCTATGTTGCTTCTCTCTCTATTTGTTTCTATAACCATGTCCGGACTATTGGACAGCTTCCAGACAGCTCAAAAAAACACACTAACGATAGAGGTCACTCTCGAAATAGAGAACCTACTCTTTGAGTTACAAAAAGAGCGTGGACTTACAGCAGGCTTTATTGGTAGCCAAGGTGAAAAATATCAACGGCGCCTCCTCGAACAACAGCAACAAACAGATCTGCAGCTTAATCAGCTTCTGACTAACAGTGCCTTAGGAGAGATGCTCAGCCAAAATACAGAACGTTCACGGGTATTGTTCGAGAACTTCCAACGAATCCAAGCGATTGCCCTTCAATTACCCGATATACGACAAAACGTCCCTCAACTAGGAGGGTCACCTTTTCAATATTTCTCAGAGTTTAATTACCGTCTGCTGATCTTTATCTCTCAATTACAGGTACATACCCAAGATCCCCTGCAGTCTAGCGCCTATAATGATCTACTTAATGTGTTGAACATACAGGAGTTAGCAGGGCAGGAACGAGGATTAGTCAATCAGTTACTCTCAGCCAAGCTGATGACATCTAACACCATTATCACCATCCACGCCATTGAAAATGAGCTAGATGACTCAATAAACCAGCTGCTGTCCACCGCAGACGCTGAACATAAGCAGTCCATTCGAAAGATACTGTCCAACGACACTCATACTCAATACTTGGTGATGAGACAAAAAATAAAGTCACAGATCCACTTGGTAGGATTAGCACAGGAGCTAAACCTTCTACTGGGTTACGGTGGCTTAATCCATAACTTTAAAAACTATCTACTCAGGGGCGACCTTAATTATTTCGAGCAGTTTCAAAGTGACGTTCAGCAACTTAAAAATAAGCTATCCACTATAGAGCAACAACACCTTTTAACTCCTTTACAAAGAGCATCCATAACTCAGATCAGAGAGACAATTGAGGAGTATCAAGAAAACATTTTCCTTTTGAAACAGCTCAAACTGCAGGGGATCACAATACAGGAGCAGGACAAATTGGTTCGAGTCGATGATGGGCCGATGCTAGCTTCACTCTCCAAACTTCAACTACAAACCCCTAAGGTCGATAGTGAAAACTGGTGGCAAGTAACCAGCAAGCGCATCGATGATCTACACCAACTCAGCTCCACTATCTCAAACAGAATCGAGAAGTTAAGTGCGCAACAGAAAAATGACTCACTGCTTTTCCTCGCCGTAGGAATAACTGTCACCCTCATCAATATTTTACTTCTGTTTATTCTAGGTCGCACTATGGTGAGGAACTTAGTTGGTAGTGTCTCAGCCATAGCTAGAGATATGCAGAAAATGGCCCAAGACCCCCATCTGGATCTGACGGTTACCGTAGAGGGAGATGATGAGATAGCCCAGATGTCCCAATCACTCAACTTGATGTTAAAGGAGCGACTAAAAGCCAATAATCAGCTGAACTTAGCTGCTGCCGTATTTAACTATTCAGCCGAAGGGATAATGGTCACAGATAAAGATAACTGTATCGAATTGGTTAACCCCGCCTTCACCCAGATAACGGGATACACATTAGAGGAGGTCAAAGGTAAGAAACCTTCGATGCTTAAATCGGATATGCAGCCCACTGGTTACTACCAATCCATGTGGTCATCTCTGGAGCAGAGTGATAAATGGGAAGGAGAGGTGTGGAATAAACGCAAGAATGGACAGGTATATCCCGAATACCTTGCTATCACGGTCGTGCGCGATGAAGCAGGCAATATTGTCCAACATATAGGTTTATTTCTTGATATCAGTAATCGTAAGAAGTATGAGCAAGATATCTGGTATAAAACCAATTACGACGCACTAACAAACCTCCCCAATCACCACCTCTACACTACAAGGTTGCAGCAGGAGATACTTCAGAGTAAACAGAGATCATCACAGCTAGCCATCTTATTTATCGACCTAGATAGGTTCAAATATATTAATGATATTTATGGCCATAACTTAGGGAATGAGTTGCTTCGTCTGGTTGCTGCAAGATTAGAATACCTGCTAGATAAGCATGATTTTGTTGCCCGCTACAGCGGTGATGAGTTTGTGATCATTAAAACTCAGGTCGAAACTGAGGAGCAGTTAAAGAAGTTCACTAAATCAGTGCTTAAACATATCTCTTCACCTTTTGATCTTAGCCATAACGAGTTGATGATCTCAGCGAGTATCGGTATCTGCCTCTATCCTGATAACGGTGACGACCCAGAGCTTTTAACTCGAAATGCCGAAACAGCCATGTATAAAGCCAAAGGGGATGGCCGTAGTAACTATCGGTATTTCTCCCCTGAGATGAATGCCAATATGTTGGAGCGGATTGAGCTGGAGCAACGCCTCAGACGAGCTGTGCTACAAAAAGAGTTTTGCCTTAATTACCAACCCATAGTTACCCTTAACGATCGCAGTATTATCGGCGTTGAGGCCTTAATTCGTTGGCAAGATCCTAAGTTTGGATTGATCCCGCCGGATCAATTTATCCCACTTGCCGAAGAAACAGGCCTAATAGAGCCAATAGGAGAGTGGGTGCTCGAGCAGGCACTCATCGATCTTCACAGTTGGCATAGTCAGGGTTATATGATCAATATGGCGGTCAATGTCTCAGGCAGGCAACTTATCAATGGTAATCAGATCTCCTTTAATCGTCTGATATCTAAGTTACTGAAAAAATACGGTATAGATGCAAAATACCTGCATATAGAGATCACCGAATCTATGTTAATGGAGGACAGAGAGCAGTGCCTACATGCATTAGAGGCGATTCGTGATCACGGCATGGATATCTATATCGATGACTTTGGTACTGGCTACTCCTCCCTCAGTTACCTGAAAAGCTTTCCTATCTCTGTGATAAAAATAGATAAGAGCTTTGTCGACAATATGCTGGAGTGCCCATCTGATGCCAATCTGATTAAAGCCATTATTATGATGGGGAAAAGTTTAGAGCTTAAACTTGTGGCTGAAGGAATAGAAACCGAGAAACAGCTGGCATTTTTACGCAGTTTAGGTTGTGACTTTGGTCAGGGATATCTCATCTCACGCCCATTGCCAAATCACGAGCTAAGCAATTTACTGACACTGAGGCTAACGCCAACATTAAAGCATGAACAAAATCTAGAAGAGTATCTAAACATCTAA
- the ftnA gene encoding non-heme ferritin: MLAQTMIDQLNAQINVEFFSSNLYLQMSAWCEDKGFEGAAKFMRAHADEEMQHMHRLFTYVSETGGMPLLGAIEAPQAEFNSLLALFEYTYEHEQMITRKINDLAHAAFTNQDYSTFNFLQWYVSEQHEEEKLFKSVVDKIRLVGEDGKALFFVDKDLAQMAVSESESVMTGEGA, encoded by the coding sequence ATGCTTGCACAAACTATGATAGATCAATTAAATGCTCAGATTAATGTGGAGTTTTTCTCTTCTAACCTCTACCTACAGATGAGCGCTTGGTGCGAAGATAAAGGCTTCGAAGGTGCTGCCAAATTTATGCGCGCTCACGCTGATGAAGAGATGCAGCATATGCATCGTCTATTTACTTACGTGAGTGAAACAGGTGGTATGCCACTGTTAGGTGCTATTGAAGCACCGCAAGCTGAGTTTAACTCTCTGCTGGCTCTGTTTGAGTACACTTATGAACATGAGCAGATGATCACTAGAAAAATTAATGATCTAGCCCATGCCGCGTTTACAAATCAAGACTATTCTACCTTCAACTTCTTGCAGTGGTATGTATCTGAGCAGCATGAAGAGGAGAAGTTGTTCAAATCAGTTGTCGATAAGATCCGTTTAGTGGGTGAAGATGGTAAGGCCCTGTTCTTCGTTGATAAAGATTTGGCGCAGATGGCGGTGAGTGAATCAGAAAGTGTGATGACTGGCGAAGGCGCTTAA